TATTTAGCAGGGTGGACAGGCGCTTGGCGGCAAAAGGACTCAAGATAACGCGATCGGAGAGCTGGATCCTGATCTCCTTCTGCCCTGCGTGCCACGCCTGGTTCATCCCGAACAGAAGTACAATTTCCTCGCGCCCCCCTGCCACGTTGGTCGCATTGGCGTATACACTCCGCATATTGGAGTCGTCCCAAATGACCCTTGTCTGGGCGGCCGCCTGTGTCGGTTCCGCTCCCTTTTGAGATTTCTTTTCCGCTGCCATATAAACCCTCCTTAGATTTGATTCATACCCG
The nucleotide sequence above comes from Desulfobacterales bacterium. Encoded proteins:
- a CDS encoding DUF3467 domain-containing protein produces the protein MAAEKKSQKGAEPTQAAAQTRVIWDDSNMRSVYANATNVAGGREEIVLLFGMNQAWHAGQKEIRIQLSDRVILSPFAAKRLSTLLNNVLKDYESRYGLLDLAPPQSPTTSTVQ